One window of Amaranthus tricolor cultivar Red isolate AtriRed21 chromosome 11, ASM2621246v1, whole genome shotgun sequence genomic DNA carries:
- the LOC130827137 gene encoding phosphoinositide phospholipase C 2-like, whose translation MDVIRRFHTRGDQRNKSTYRICFCFRLMFRLKLAEPPQEIVDVFNNYSNNGVMTVENLQDFLREFQEEKNYFEVAESIFNSLKHLHVFQRSGLHLHAFFKYLTGDLNSPLAHQGEVHHDMNKPLSHYFLYTGHNSYLTGNQLSSDSSIEPIIRALQSGVRVIELDLWPSRTNKHDIEVRHGGTVTSSVKLIKCLEAIKDHAFAASKYPVIITFEDHLSPRRQKIAAQMVSNTFREMLYPGVDFLEFPSPEELKEKILISTKPPKESSESLNDQENYDHKTKEISDRSQPIQENYSGTTYTDPEFDIPIKFSLQEHEEEEEEDEDEEGSVPKYSHLIAIHALKWQDGGLEHLLKQNSNRDARLSMSEQELEDTVKSHATDIVKFTQKNLLRVYPKGTRFLSSNYNPLIGWTHGAQMVAFNMQGYGKHLWIMQGMFRANGGCGYVKKPDFMLRNEPFGPKIRTPVKKILTVKLYMGDGWHMQFHRTHFDRFSPPDFFAKVEIWGVPADIKRETTAVIENQWVPMWNKEFQFPLTAPELALLRIEVRDEDVDGRHDFGGQTCLPISELRTGIRAVPLYNQKGEKYEHVKLLIKFQISLP comes from the exons atggatgtcATTAGAAGATTTCATACGAGAGGTGATCAGAGAAATAAATCAACATACAGAATATGTTTCTGTTTTAGGCTTATGTTTAGGCTGAAACTTGCAGAACCTCCACAGGAAATTGTAGATGTATTCAATAATTACTCAAACAATGGGGTAATGACAGTTGAAAATCTGCAAgattttttgagagaatttcaagaagaaaaaaattattttgaagtaGCTGAATCCATTTTTAATAGTCTTAAACATCTTCATGTGTTTCAAAGGAGTGGTCTTCACCTTCATGCCTTCTTCAAATATCTAACTGGAGACCTCAATTCTCCTCTTGCTCATCAAGGG GAGGTGCACCATGACATGAATAAACCTCTGTCCCATTACTTCCTATACACAGGCCATAATTCCTACTTAACAGGGAATCAACTAAGCAGTGATAGCAGCATTGAGCCTATCATTCGGGCCTTACAAAGTGGTGTCAGGGTGATCGAGCTTGATTTGTGGCCGAGCAGGACGAACAAGCACGATATTGAAGTCCGGCATGGAGG GACAGTGACTTCTTCAGTAAAACTGATCAAATGTCTGGAAGCAATAAAAGATCATGCTTTTGCTGCATCAAAATACCCTGTCATCATTACTTTTGAAGATCACTTGAGTCCTCGACGTCAAAAGATAGCAGCCCAG ATGGTGAGCAACACATTTAGAGAAATGTTATATCCTGGAGTGGATTTTCTTGAGTTTCCTTCACCAGAAGAATTGAAGGAAAAGATTCTGATATCAACTAAACCACCAAAAGAATCTTCAGAAAGTTTAAATGATCAAGAAAATTATGATCACAAAACCAAGGAAATCTCTGATAGATCACAGCCAATACAGGAAAATTACAGTGGAACAACTTACACAGATCCTGAGTTTGACATACCAATTAAGTTTAGCCTACAGGAACAcgaggaggaagaggaagaggacgAGGACGAGGAAGGTAGTGTTCCTAAGTATAGCCACTTGATCGCGATTCATGCACTCAAGTGGCAGGATGGAGGACTCGAACATTTGTTAAAACAGAATTCTAATCGAGATGCTCGACTCAGTATGAGCGAACAGGAGCTTGAAGATACCGTCAAATCTCATGCAACTGATATTGTCAA GTTTACACAGAAGAACCTACTCAGAGTATATCCGAAGGGTACACGTTTTTTGTCTTCAAATTACAATCCACTGATTGGATGGACACACGGAGCGCAAATGGTAGCATTCAACATGCAG GGTTATGGGAAGCACCTATGGATCATGCAGGGGATGTTTAGAGCCAATGGTGGCTGTGGTTATGTGAAAAAACCAGATTTCATGTTAAGGAATGAGCCATTTGGTCCCAAAATCAGAACCCCAGTCAAGAAAATTTTGACG GTAAAGTTGTATATGGGGGATGGATGGCATATGCAATTTCATCGAACACATTTCGACCGATTTTCTCCACCAGATTTCTTTGCCAAG GTCGAAATATGGGGAGTTCCGGCTGACATAAAGAGAGAAACGACAGCAGTAATTGAAAACCAGTGGGTGCCAATGTGGAACAAGGAGTTCCAGTTCCCCTTGACAGCTCCTGAACTCGCGCTCCTAAGAATTGAAGTGCGCGATGAGGATGTAGACGGAAGGCATGACTTTGGAGGACAGACATGCTTACCAATTTCGGAGCTGAGAACTGGAATACGAGCTGTTCCATTGTACAACCAAAAGGGAGAGAAATATGAACATGTTAAACTTCTCATCAAATTTCAGATTTCACTGCCATGA